In the Pocillopora verrucosa isolate sample1 chromosome 4, ASM3666991v2, whole genome shotgun sequence genome, GCGTAACAAAACTACATTTTTTGTGAATCAGCCAAAACACTAAAAACACGTGTGCAGCGATGTTATGTAATACCAAAATGGcttaaatggaaaataaaaaacactaAATATTCTATAAGTCAACTTAGACAACCTGCAACCATAGGCAAATTAACCAAAGCCAGAAACTGATTAAAATATTTGGAATAATACCTACTGTTATCTGTTCATGGGTTGAGCATTAAGTACGAGGCAATATTTCATAAGGAGTTTTAAAAAACCCATTCACACCACCAAACCATGTTCAGTCAGGTCAAGTTGAACTGaaggaaaattaacaaaagagaacaGACATcctgaattttccataggattcaaaTTTCCTCTAAGGGCCTGTGTACATGGTGCTGGGGGACCCCGGGGGggggtaggtgaggtaacccgcttGTCCATTTATGATCGCTTATTTTACCTTGTTCACATTTATACGTGAACAAGGCGGCTTGCTAGGTCTGATGGGTAGATGGTAAACATGTCAGCCGGGGTGAAAATTTGCGAAACACGAGTGTGATAAAACCTCGATAGCGATTTAGTCACGTTTTTATTTTGAACTCAACACTGAGCGGAAGCGGAAGTGAAGACGTTGTACCGTCATAAATGGTTAACGGTTATTGGCGAAAATctaagaggaaaataaattacgTTTTTTCGGCAACGTTTTACAACACGTCGCCGTGGTGACATCTTAAACTCCCTAATTGTAAGTGCGACAACAACCGCGAGAAACTTCACTCCGGAATCCTAGGGTTGTTAGATTGTATGTAAAGGCGGGCTATTTTTTGACCACAGCTAAGCGGGTTACCTCACTTTCCTGGGGTTCCCCACCTCTATCTAAACAGgccctaacttgttatttcaATTTGCTAAATTAGTCGGCGACAAACATTACTTTAAAAAGcttctaaaacaaaaacaaactcaaactGTTTGACAAAAtagcttttaaagaaaacatgtttaacCTTTAGTGTGAATGGGGTGttagtttattaaaaaaaaaaattagtttatcaaAATTCCTTTATTACAAGTATGTGGTTATTACAACAAAAAGtgatttgtaagaaaaaaaacttgcgaCGTCTAGAACGGAGAAAATTACGCAccgaatgaaaaaattacaataggACCCTagttgaaattaaatattcttgaaacaaataaagataaactagtaacaaaacagaaacactGTCCTTGCTAGACTATAAGTGGCAGTATCGTTACGCCCGAGCAGAAGATACGGATGATATATCCCTCTCttctaaagaaaatattgtATCATCCAGTTGTGATTGGCATTTTCAATTTAGATAGCATACATTGACTTAACGTACAGCATGCTattcattttcagaaaaaaagaaaaaaaaggagctTACTGCGATATACAAAGTGAGGATAAACTGAATGAACTGCACCATCAAAACAAAGCAGTTCCACATATAATGCgatgtttcttgtttttcacTGTCTTTGCTCGGGGTATATCcggaaatgtttttcaaaacactttgaTATAGATCATACTTGATCTTTGTAATGAGCAAATTATCATCGATTTGTGGCTGGTATATTACAAACAACTTGCCAGTAGCCTTGGTGAATAAGTCCTCTCAGTGGCAAACATaataattgaaagaaatgatgaatagaCGAGCATAATAGAAATAGCCCCGAAATTGTCATCACCTGAAAgaagtttatttaaattttaggGCGAGCAAAGTTATTAACGCCAGTGAACTTCCTTCGGCGACTAATTTTGATCCCCAAATCACCACGTTAAGCGTTtcttaaaagggaaaaaaaaagcttttagcTCTTGTTTCTTGGCCAAAAGCCCGAGGAAACTCAGTATAAATAAGAAAGCGTGCAATATCGTGGACTTCACGCAAAGTTgacaaataataaattattaagagGGAAATATAATTCAATTAAGGCAtaaatttataaggaaataatCCCTGCTTCTGACCCCTACGcaatgactttttttctttttttttcttttttttttgaagcctGAATATTTGAGGTGAAACCGAAACATAATTGAATAAATAAGGTTTTTCTCAATCTAGCCTCCAACGTACACAAACAAAAGTCCGTAAATTTCTTGGAACGAAATTGTTTTGGCGAATTATAAAGTATTAAGAGGGAAGAgggaaaaataattcaattagGGGTATAAATTTCTAAGGTAAATGATCCTCTTGCAGAACCCCAAAGTCTATAACTGTTGTTTTCCGAGCTTTAAGATTTAAGAATGAATGAAAGGAAGTTGTTATCCTAAATTTATGTTTACCAACCAATATTGTGCACAATGTCCAAAACGAATATCACCAACATGCAACCGGTCTTCTGTGGATTTACGAGATGACTACACAAAAGTTGTATCGTTTTTCTGGGAAAGACGCGATTTACAACTCGAATTTGTGGTTTGTGATTTGCAACTGGCCGGCGTTGATAAACTTCCTCTCAAACGTCCTCGGCGGAGATCTCTTCGGTAATTTAAGACATGTCGGATGGCTTTACGAAAGTCCGGCTTAAGAAAGGAGTATACCAGTGGGTTTATAAGCGAGCCAAGAGCGATCGTAAATAACGAAACGATTTCGAGATCGTTCGGGATGAGCTCAGGACGTCCTATTTCGTGCACGACTGTCATATATTGGATAGGAAGCCAACTTACAACAAACATAACGGCTACTATTATAAAGACCTGAGCGAGCTTTCCCTCTGAAGAAATCTTGCTCTTCcgttgtaaatttttccttaccGAGGCAGTGATGGCTCTCTCGCGTTCGACACTTCTTTTCACCTGCGTGAAGATTCGTACGTATCCTACAAAGATGAACACGTAGGGTAGTAACACGCACAGTCCAATTTCGCTGACAACGTAGATCTTATGCGCAAGCACGGTCGTGTTCGTTCCCCAAATTAGAGGGATTAAAGAgataatgaaggaaaataaCCAGCTTGCGACGAGTATTCCTTTAAAAGCGCTCCTCATGATATTCTCGTACTGCAATGCTTTTAAAACAGAGACGTAGCGATCGAAGGtcacagaaacaagattaaAAACACCTGACAGAAGCGTGATAGAAATCAAGTAACCCATCTCGACTGAATGAGGAGAGACCAGCGCGGCAGGAATTAACACACTTCCAATCAAAAGATCGCTGAACGCAAGCGATACCACGAACCCGTTGGTGTAAGTCCGCATGCTCTTTCGTAGATAAACAATAACACAAACTGTCAAGTTAGCAGCGACGATTAGAGCTGACAAAAACACGAACGTTATGACGAGGGCCAGATTGTCCGTCATGACTGGTGCGTACGGTGTTTGCGGTGTTT is a window encoding:
- the LOC131775589 gene encoding adenosine receptor A2b-like, whose product is MTDNLALVITFVFLSALIVAANLTVCVIVYLRKSMRTYTNGFVVSLAFSDLLIGSVLIPAALVSPHSVEMGYLISITLLSGVFNLVSVTFDRYVSVLKALQYENIMRSAFKGILVASWLFSFIISLIPLIWGTNTTVLAHKIYVVSEIGLCVLLPYVFIFVGYVRIFTQVKRSVERERAITASVRKNLQRKSKISSEGKLAQVFIIVAVMFVVSWLPIQYMTVVHEIGRPELIPNDLEIVSLFTIALGSLINPLVYSFLKPDFRKAIRHVLNYRRDLRRGRLRGSLSTPASCKSQTTNSSCKSRLSQKNDTTFV